A genomic window from Qipengyuania oceanensis includes:
- a CDS encoding outer membrane protein assembly factor BamD, with translation MITKSTTASHRGLRTALAALLLGSTLVVAGCARGGGDQADTAYVARDVETLYAEAKSRLDRGNSKMAAALFDEVERQHPYSPWARRAQLMSAFSYYVAADYNSAIQSAQRFLSIHPGNKDAPYAYYLIALSYYEQISDVQRDQKITEQAQRALAEVVRRFPNTEYANDARLKLDLVNDHLAGKEMEIGRFYERSGKWISAQLRFQNVVENYQTTSHAPEALYRLTETSLSLGLKEEAVKYAAVLGANYPGTEWYEKAYELVGDNAAGVTAS, from the coding sequence ATGATCACCAAGTCGACGACTGCTTCGCATCGCGGGCTGCGCACCGCACTCGCCGCCCTCCTGCTGGGTTCGACCCTCGTTGTAGCGGGGTGCGCGCGCGGCGGCGGCGACCAGGCGGACACAGCCTACGTCGCGCGGGACGTGGAAACGCTCTATGCAGAGGCGAAGAGCCGGCTCGATCGCGGCAATTCCAAAATGGCCGCCGCCCTGTTCGACGAGGTGGAACGCCAGCACCCCTATTCGCCTTGGGCACGCCGGGCACAGCTAATGAGCGCGTTCAGCTATTATGTCGCGGCAGATTACAACTCCGCTATCCAGAGCGCGCAGCGGTTCCTGTCGATACATCCGGGTAACAAGGATGCGCCCTATGCCTACTACCTGATCGCGCTCAGCTATTACGAGCAGATCAGCGACGTGCAGCGTGATCAGAAGATTACCGAACAGGCTCAGCGCGCGCTGGCCGAGGTGGTCCGTCGATTCCCCAACACCGAATATGCCAATGATGCGCGTCTGAAGCTCGACCTCGTGAACGACCATCTCGCCGGCAAGGAGATGGAGATCGGGCGTTTCTACGAGCGGTCGGGCAAGTGGATCTCGGCCCAGCTACGTTTCCAGAACGTGGTCGAGAACTACCAGACCACCAGCCACGCGCCCGAAGCGCTGTATCGCCTGACGGAAACGAGCCTCTCGCTCGGCCTCAAGGAAGAGGCAGTGAAATACGCGGCGGTTCTCGGCGCCAATTATCCCGGTACCGAATGGTATGAGAAGGCTTACGAGCTCGTTGGCGACAATGCCGCGGGCGTCACCGCCAGCTGA
- a CDS encoding Flp family type IVb pilin, which yields MLKKLDALLKDKTGATAVEYAIVASVISVAALGAFLAVGQQSKDNMESVATQYQDVQ from the coding sequence ATGCTCAAGAAACTCGATGCCCTGCTGAAGGACAAGACCGGCGCCACCGCGGTCGAATACGCGATCGTCGCGTCGGTGATCTCGGTCGCGGCGCTGGGCGCCTTTCTCGCGGTCGGCCAGCAGTCCAAGGACAACATGGAAAGCGTGGCAACCCAGTACCAGGACGTCCAATAG
- the lepA gene encoding translation elongation factor 4 — protein MTDLSKIRNFSIIAHIDHGKSTLADRLIQFTGGLTDREMSEQVLDNMDIERERGITIKAQTVRLNYTAKDGETYELNLMDTPGHVDFAYEVSRSLAACEGALLVVDAAQGVEAQTLANVYQSIEHDHEIVPVINKIDLPAAEPDKVRAEIEDIIGLDASEAVLTSAKSGIGIEDTLEAIVAKIPPPKGDRDAPLKAMLVDSWYDPYLGVVILVRVIDGVIKKGLHVRFMQGGTQHLIDRVGAFTPKRIDLPEIGPGEIGFITAQIKEVEQARVGDTITTVKGGAPEALKGYKEVQPVVFCGLFPVDAADFEKLRESIGKLRLNDASFSYEMESSAALGFGFRCGFLGLLHLEIIQERLSREYDLDLITTAPSVVYRIQLGHTKNEDAKVIELHNPADYPDPSRIESIEEPWIKAVIYTPDEYLGAILKLCQDRRGIQTDLTYVGGRAQVTYELPLNEVVFDFYDRLKSISRGYASFDYEQIGLREGDLVKMNILVNNEPVDALSLIVHRNVAEERGRGMCERLKDLIPRHLFKIPIQAAIGGKIIARETIAALRKDVTAKCYGGDITRKKKLLEKQKKGKARMREYGNVSIPQEAFIAALRMGEE, from the coding sequence ATGACCGACCTTTCCAAGATCCGCAATTTCAGCATCATCGCGCATATCGACCACGGCAAGTCGACGCTGGCCGACCGCCTGATCCAGTTCACCGGTGGCCTGACCGACCGCGAGATGAGCGAGCAGGTGCTCGACAACATGGACATCGAGCGCGAGCGCGGGATCACCATCAAGGCGCAGACAGTGCGCCTCAACTACACTGCCAAGGATGGCGAGACCTATGAGCTCAACCTCATGGACACGCCCGGCCACGTCGACTTCGCCTACGAAGTCAGCCGCAGCCTCGCCGCGTGCGAAGGCGCATTGCTGGTGGTCGATGCGGCGCAGGGCGTGGAAGCCCAGACGCTCGCCAACGTCTACCAGTCGATCGAGCACGATCACGAGATCGTGCCTGTCATCAACAAGATCGACCTGCCCGCCGCCGAACCCGACAAGGTTCGTGCGGAGATAGAAGACATCATCGGCCTCGATGCTTCCGAAGCCGTGCTCACCAGCGCGAAATCCGGCATCGGCATCGAGGATACACTCGAGGCGATCGTCGCCAAGATCCCGCCGCCCAAGGGCGACCGCGACGCACCGCTAAAGGCCATGCTGGTCGACAGCTGGTACGATCCCTACCTCGGCGTGGTCATCCTCGTGCGGGTGATCGACGGGGTTATCAAGAAGGGTCTGCACGTCCGCTTCATGCAGGGCGGTACGCAGCACCTGATCGACCGTGTCGGCGCCTTCACCCCCAAGCGCATCGACCTGCCGGAAATCGGCCCGGGCGAGATCGGCTTCATCACCGCGCAGATCAAGGAAGTCGAACAGGCCCGCGTCGGCGACACCATAACGACGGTGAAGGGCGGGGCGCCCGAAGCGCTGAAAGGCTACAAGGAAGTCCAGCCGGTCGTGTTTTGCGGCCTATTTCCCGTCGACGCCGCCGATTTCGAGAAGCTGCGCGAGAGCATCGGCAAGCTGCGGCTTAACGACGCCAGTTTCAGTTACGAGATGGAAAGCTCCGCAGCGCTCGGCTTCGGCTTTCGCTGCGGCTTCCTCGGCCTGCTGCACCTCGAGATCATCCAGGAGCGGCTGAGCCGCGAATACGACCTCGATCTCATCACTACCGCGCCCTCGGTCGTCTACCGCATCCAGCTCGGCCATACGAAGAACGAGGACGCAAAGGTCATCGAGCTGCACAACCCTGCCGACTATCCCGATCCCAGCCGGATCGAATCGATCGAGGAGCCGTGGATCAAGGCGGTGATCTACACGCCCGACGAGTATCTCGGCGCGATCCTCAAGCTGTGCCAGGACCGGCGCGGCATCCAGACCGACCTCACCTATGTCGGCGGACGCGCGCAGGTCACCTACGAGCTGCCGCTGAACGAGGTGGTGTTTGATTTCTACGACCGGCTGAAATCGATCAGCCGCGGCTATGCCAGCTTCGATTACGAGCAGATCGGCCTGCGCGAAGGCGACCTCGTGAAGATGAACATCCTTGTCAACAACGAGCCGGTCGACGCGCTATCGCTGATCGTACACCGCAACGTGGCCGAAGAGCGCGGGCGGGGCATGTGCGAGCGGCTCAAGGACCTCATCCCGCGCCACCTGTTCAAGATCCCGATCCAGGCTGCGATCGGCGGCAAGATCATCGCCCGCGAAACCATCGCCGCCCTGCGCAAGGACGTGACCGCCAAGTGCTACGGCGGCGACATCACGCGCAAGAAAAAGCTGTTGGAAAAGCAGAAGAAGGGCAAGGCGCGGATGCGGGAGTATGGCAATGTGAGCATCCCGCAGGAGGCGTTTATCGCTGCGCTGCGGATGGGGGAGGAGTAG
- a CDS encoding EAL domain-containing protein, whose amino-acid sequence MREKQLATMLDCESSGQVWFWAADADCRLTYVSPFAAEILGKSTADLLGQPVEVLFRTPAHGSESSQGRSLTFQLRSKGKFVDREFPANTNSHERWWSVSGRPQFDADRQFIGYQGHARDVTEARRQRAAAQTSVRHDSLTGLSNRAYMSHRLEALMSTCMLTERTCALMMLDLDRFKQVNDTLGHQAGDELLKQVAQRLQRVTEEQFELGRLGGDEFQVILPDVDDRGVLGPKADQIIQLLSQPYTIQGSSCAIGASVGIAIAPYDGIDAEELTRSADLALYAAKEAGRGQLRFYSNDLHRKAQERRAIEEELRDALHRGEMQLHYQPLTCPVENRVKGFEALLRWDHPVRGRVNPATFISVAEETGLILPLGEWVLRQACADAVAWPDDIRVAVNVSPIQFMNENLPTVVANALASSQLEPSRLELEITESVFIGDSKATRETFDSLKRLGLRFALDDFGTGYSSLGYLRDAPFDKIKIDQSFIRGAVTEGGRGNAAIIAAIVSLAEALDMDTTAEGIEAIDELDFIRERGVTTVQGYVYGQAMPQEEVLAMIEGGSIRIEPSGPEKSRSNRRSILRKVGLIHEDHRYEVTMRNLSQTGARVHGLVDVPVGTEFVVDFGEGQLVVAKVRRSQGSWQGLEFEEPLVNDGGDGWCTRHRVSPYVLAAAGMPLAALPPGAYPLVGKDVGAGADRRPALPAFSQVDIAA is encoded by the coding sequence GTGCGCGAAAAGCAGCTGGCGACGATGCTGGATTGCGAATCCTCGGGACAGGTCTGGTTCTGGGCGGCAGACGCCGATTGTCGCCTCACCTATGTGTCGCCATTCGCCGCAGAAATACTAGGCAAGTCGACGGCCGACTTGCTCGGACAGCCGGTCGAAGTGCTGTTCCGCACGCCGGCGCACGGATCGGAAAGCTCGCAGGGCCGCAGCCTCACCTTTCAGCTGCGTTCCAAGGGCAAGTTCGTGGATCGGGAGTTTCCCGCCAACACCAACAGCCACGAGCGGTGGTGGTCGGTCAGCGGGCGCCCGCAATTCGATGCCGATCGGCAGTTCATCGGTTATCAGGGCCACGCCAGGGACGTCACTGAAGCCCGCCGCCAGCGGGCTGCCGCGCAGACTTCGGTGCGCCACGACAGCCTGACCGGATTGTCCAACCGCGCATACATGTCGCACCGGCTCGAAGCGCTGATGTCGACCTGCATGCTGACGGAACGCACCTGTGCGCTGATGATGCTCGACCTCGACCGGTTCAAGCAGGTCAACGATACGCTGGGTCACCAGGCCGGCGACGAGTTGTTGAAGCAGGTCGCGCAGCGGCTGCAGCGGGTCACCGAGGAACAGTTCGAACTCGGCCGGCTGGGCGGCGACGAGTTCCAGGTGATCCTGCCCGATGTCGACGACCGCGGCGTGCTCGGCCCGAAGGCCGACCAGATCATCCAGCTTCTCAGCCAGCCCTATACCATCCAGGGATCGAGCTGCGCGATCGGCGCTTCGGTCGGCATCGCGATCGCACCGTATGACGGTATCGATGCCGAGGAACTGACCCGCAGCGCCGACCTAGCGCTCTATGCGGCAAAAGAAGCCGGCCGCGGACAGTTGCGCTTCTATTCGAATGACCTGCATCGCAAGGCGCAGGAGCGGCGAGCGATCGAGGAAGAGCTGCGCGACGCTCTCCATCGCGGCGAGATGCAGCTGCATTACCAGCCACTCACCTGCCCGGTCGAAAACCGGGTGAAGGGCTTCGAGGCCTTGCTGCGCTGGGATCACCCTGTGCGGGGCCGCGTGAATCCCGCAACGTTCATCTCGGTCGCGGAAGAGACCGGCCTTATCCTGCCGCTGGGCGAGTGGGTCTTGCGCCAGGCCTGTGCAGATGCGGTGGCCTGGCCGGACGACATCCGCGTCGCGGTCAACGTCTCGCCGATCCAGTTCATGAACGAGAACCTGCCGACGGTCGTTGCCAACGCTCTCGCATCCTCGCAGCTCGAACCGTCGCGGCTCGAACTCGAGATCACCGAAAGCGTGTTCATCGGCGATTCCAAGGCGACCCGCGAGACGTTCGACTCGCTCAAGCGCCTGGGCCTGCGATTTGCCTTGGACGACTTCGGGACCGGATATTCCTCACTCGGCTATCTGCGCGATGCTCCTTTCGACAAGATCAAGATCGACCAGAGCTTTATTCGCGGGGCCGTGACAGAAGGCGGCCGGGGCAATGCTGCCATCATCGCCGCGATCGTCAGCCTCGCCGAGGCGCTGGATATGGACACCACGGCCGAAGGCATCGAGGCGATCGACGAACTCGACTTCATCCGCGAGCGGGGCGTGACGACGGTCCAGGGCTATGTCTACGGCCAGGCCATGCCGCAAGAGGAAGTGCTCGCAATGATCGAAGGCGGCTCCATCCGCATCGAGCCATCGGGGCCCGAGAAGTCGCGCTCGAACCGCCGGTCCATCCTGCGCAAGGTCGGTCTGATCCACGAAGATCATCGCTACGAGGTGACGATGCGCAACCTGTCGCAGACGGGTGCGCGGGTTCACGGGCTGGTCGACGTACCGGTGGGGACCGAGTTCGTCGTCGATTTCGGCGAAGGCCAACTCGTGGTCGCCAAGGTCCGCCGCTCGCAAGGGAGCTGGCAGGGGCTGGAGTTCGAGGAACCGCTGGTCAACGACGGCGGCGACGGGTGGTGCACTCGTCACCGGGTTTCGCCTTACGTGCTGGCAGCTGCCGGCATGCCGCTCGCCGCCTTGCCGCCGGGCGCCTATCCGCTGGTCGGCAAGGACGTAGGGGCGGGCGCAGATCGTCGACCGGCCTTGCCCGCCTTCAGCCAGGTGGACATCGCCGCCTGA
- a CDS encoding EAL domain-containing protein, producing the protein MGEMPFKGIFDSLKGSGSSREARIGLGSISADDKLSIIDDLEKLGLGWFWATDKAGRVSYLSPMIAEAMGCEPTDLLGKPMQALFETDQASGGARSLSLKLNAGKPFTGLTVRASGERCDLALKLSGKPLLDRSGDFRGWRGSCLDITEERRAEEESERLAKYDSLTGLSNRHRMAQRIDSTLNAFRAAKRNCAIMMLDLDRFKQVNDTLGHAAGDELLRQVSSRLQRVIDGGCEIGRLGGDEFQVMLPDMDDRGKLGEIAKKIIEMLSQPYSLEEGRASIGASVGIAIAPHDGITREEVTRSADLALYAAKGGGRGQFRFYSTDLEHEANLRKRMEEDLRSAIDGGEFSLAYQPIVSAGANRVVALEAQYRWIDPERGEVSPATFLPIAEGSRLIVQLGEWALNQACMEAMQWEGEINVALNVSSVQFTTDGFVQKVEKALKESGLPAERLELQLSESVFLGDAGSADKVLSALFKMGVRLTLDQFGAGFSSLSYLRRAPFNSIKIGEKFLLGTMFDDKPDTELIKAIVTLAKAMGMDTIADGVESIELLDLVVACGVAQVQGYVFSDALDKEQLDKALKGGTWHIEPLASGSQRASRRTVFRKVGLIHEDHYYEVTMRNLSRSGCMIEGLRDVPLGEQFVVDFGGGQLAVATVKRASEDTQGLEFEQELVDDGAGGLCTRHRVSPYELAAVGAPLEALPAGRYTGLPAAQVASKSVPRFQLVPQLG; encoded by the coding sequence ATGGGCGAGATGCCTTTCAAGGGCATTTTTGACAGCCTGAAAGGGTCTGGAAGCAGTCGTGAGGCGCGGATCGGGCTCGGCTCGATTTCTGCCGACGACAAGCTGTCCATTATCGACGACCTCGAGAAGCTGGGCCTCGGCTGGTTCTGGGCAACCGACAAGGCGGGCCGGGTTTCCTATCTCAGTCCGATGATCGCCGAAGCGATGGGATGCGAACCCACCGATCTGCTCGGCAAGCCGATGCAGGCGCTGTTCGAAACCGACCAGGCCTCGGGCGGAGCCCGCTCGCTGTCGCTCAAGCTCAATGCCGGCAAGCCGTTCACCGGCCTCACCGTCCGGGCCAGCGGCGAGCGTTGCGATCTCGCTCTGAAGCTGTCCGGCAAGCCGCTGCTCGACAGGAGCGGGGATTTCCGCGGGTGGCGCGGAAGCTGCCTCGACATCACCGAGGAACGGCGCGCCGAAGAGGAATCGGAGCGCCTCGCCAAGTACGATTCGCTCACCGGGCTATCCAACCGGCACCGGATGGCGCAACGCATCGATTCCACGCTCAACGCCTTTCGCGCCGCAAAGCGCAATTGCGCGATCATGATGCTCGATCTGGACCGCTTCAAGCAGGTCAATGACACACTCGGTCACGCAGCGGGCGATGAACTGTTGCGGCAGGTGTCCTCGCGCTTGCAGCGGGTCATCGACGGTGGCTGCGAGATCGGGCGCCTCGGCGGTGACGAATTCCAGGTCATGCTTCCCGACATGGACGATCGCGGCAAGCTGGGCGAAATCGCCAAGAAGATCATCGAGATGCTTTCGCAGCCCTATTCGCTGGAAGAGGGCCGGGCATCGATCGGCGCATCGGTCGGCATCGCGATCGCGCCGCACGACGGCATCACGCGCGAGGAGGTTACTCGTTCCGCCGACCTCGCGCTCTACGCGGCGAAGGGCGGGGGACGCGGGCAGTTCCGCTTCTATTCCACCGATCTCGAGCACGAGGCGAACCTGCGCAAGCGCATGGAAGAAGACCTGCGCTCAGCGATCGACGGCGGCGAATTCTCTCTCGCCTATCAGCCGATCGTTTCAGCAGGCGCAAACCGCGTCGTCGCGCTTGAAGCGCAATATCGCTGGATCGACCCGGAGCGTGGCGAAGTCAGCCCGGCCACTTTCCTGCCGATTGCGGAGGGGAGCCGCCTGATCGTTCAGCTGGGCGAATGGGCTCTCAACCAGGCCTGCATGGAAGCCATGCAGTGGGAAGGCGAAATCAACGTCGCGCTCAACGTTTCGTCGGTACAGTTCACCACCGACGGCTTCGTGCAGAAAGTCGAAAAGGCCCTGAAGGAAAGCGGCCTGCCGGCCGAACGGCTCGAATTGCAGCTGTCGGAATCGGTTTTCCTCGGCGATGCCGGCAGCGCCGACAAGGTGCTGTCCGCGCTGTTCAAGATGGGCGTGCGCCTGACGCTCGACCAGTTCGGCGCGGGGTTCTCCTCGCTCAGCTACCTGCGCCGCGCGCCGTTCAACTCCATCAAGATCGGCGAGAAATTTCTGCTCGGCACGATGTTCGACGACAAGCCGGATACCGAGCTCATCAAGGCGATCGTCACGCTCGCCAAGGCGATGGGCATGGACACGATTGCCGACGGCGTGGAATCGATCGAACTGCTCGATCTCGTGGTCGCCTGCGGGGTCGCGCAGGTGCAGGGGTACGTTTTCTCCGACGCGCTCGACAAGGAGCAGCTCGACAAGGCGCTGAAGGGCGGCACCTGGCACATCGAACCGCTTGCCAGCGGTTCCCAGCGCGCCAGCCGGCGCACCGTGTTCCGCAAGGTCGGGCTGATCCACGAAGATCACTATTACGAAGTGACCATGCGTAATCTCTCGCGCAGCGGCTGCATGATCGAAGGCTTGCGCGATGTACCGCTGGGCGAGCAGTTCGTGGTCGACTTCGGCGGCGGGCAGCTGGCCGTCGCGACCGTCAAGCGTGCCTCCGAGGATACGCAGGGGCTCGAATTCGAACAGGAACTGGTCGACGACGGAGCCGGTGGCCTGTGCACGCGCCACCGTGTCTCGCCCTACGAGCTTGCAGCGGTCGGAGCCCCGCTCGAAGCGCTGCCTGCCGGCAGGTACACCGGGCTGCCTGCAGCGCAGGTCGCGAGCAAAAGCGTTCCGCGCTTCCAGCTGGTTCCGCAGCTGGGTTAA
- a CDS encoding Flp family type IVb pilin, which translates to MTTLHRIARDTTGASTLEYAMMAALIAVASMGAIGALGSEVATTYDSVSSSVADSGASGSGSSDDGGGSSDGSGSGGSGNTNGNGGGGNGNGNGNGNGNGNGGGSGGSSSGGTSSGGTGSTTGGSTGSTTGSGTSTGGSTSTGSGATTGGGTTTGGGTSTGGGTSTGGGTSTGGGTSTGGGTSSGGGTGSGTGTSTGGSGGSTGSTGGTGGGGTWTGGNGNGNGNGNGKDKK; encoded by the coding sequence ATGACTACCCTTCACAGGATCGCCCGCGACACGACGGGCGCCTCGACGCTCGAATACGCCATGATGGCTGCATTGATTGCCGTCGCCAGCATGGGGGCGATCGGCGCGCTCGGCAGCGAGGTGGCCACCACCTATGATTCGGTCAGCTCGTCCGTCGCGGACTCCGGCGCATCGGGTAGCGGCAGCAGTGACGATGGCGGCGGCAGCAGCGACGGCAGTGGCAGCGGAGGCAGCGGGAACACCAACGGAAACGGTGGTGGCGGCAACGGTAACGGTAACGGTAACGGGAACGGAAATGGGAACGGAGGTGGCTCCGGCGGGAGCAGCTCTGGCGGAACATCCTCCGGCGGGACCGGGAGCACGACCGGTGGTTCGACGGGAAGCACTACGGGTTCCGGCACGTCCACCGGGGGCAGCACTTCGACGGGGAGTGGCGCGACGACAGGCGGTGGCACGACGACAGGCGGTGGCACTTCGACGGGGGGTGGAACTTCGACTGGGGGTGGCACGTCTACAGGCGGCGGCACTTCAACCGGCGGTGGTACGTCGTCGGGTGGTGGCACGGGATCGGGAACCGGTACGTCCACCGGCGGATCTGGCGGCTCGACTGGCTCGACCGGCGGCACCGGCGGTGGCGGCACTTGGACCGGCGGCAACGGTAACGGCAATGGGAACGGGAACGGCAAGGACAAGAAATAG
- a CDS encoding carbonic anhydrase, whose protein sequence is MAASGVAVAQTKEWSFGDGTAAERWSEVDAAYAACDAGHMQSPIDLVDPDARATVELETHFGTAAGKLSLGKQKVQIDFDPGQDKGMKSGDTQYDLLQVHFHTPAEHAFDGERHPLVAHFVHATEEGRLGVLGVMFTEGEANPGIAALLQAHAKGNGTALTVDIDDMVPDTLAVWRYMGSLTTPPCTEGVNWHVANEPVEASAEQIAALRAVLGSSARSLQERKGRLLVAPR, encoded by the coding sequence CTGGCGGCATCTGGTGTCGCGGTCGCCCAGACCAAGGAATGGAGCTTTGGCGACGGAACGGCGGCGGAACGCTGGTCCGAGGTCGATGCTGCGTATGCTGCCTGCGATGCCGGCCACATGCAGTCGCCGATCGACCTCGTCGATCCGGACGCACGAGCCACGGTGGAGCTCGAGACCCATTTCGGCACGGCTGCCGGCAAGCTCTCGCTCGGCAAGCAGAAGGTGCAGATCGATTTCGACCCCGGTCAGGATAAGGGCATGAAGAGCGGCGATACGCAGTACGATCTGCTTCAGGTCCACTTCCACACGCCTGCCGAACACGCCTTTGACGGGGAGCGCCATCCGCTGGTCGCCCACTTCGTCCACGCGACCGAGGAGGGCAGGCTGGGCGTGCTCGGTGTCATGTTCACCGAAGGCGAGGCGAATCCCGGCATCGCGGCCCTGCTGCAGGCGCACGCGAAGGGCAACGGTACCGCGCTGACGGTCGATATCGACGACATGGTCCCCGATACGCTCGCGGTGTGGCGCTACATGGGCTCGTTGACGACACCGCCCTGCACGGAAGGCGTGAACTGGCACGTTGCGAACGAGCCGGTCGAAGCCAGCGCCGAACAGATAGCGGCACTGCGAGCAGTGCTCGGTTCAAGTGCGCGTTCTCTGCAGGAGCGCAAGGGGCGCCTGCTGGTGGCTCCGCGCTGA
- the recN gene encoding DNA repair protein RecN, with the protein MLTRLSIRNIVLIEALDLDFAGGLGVLTGETGAGKSILLDALGLVLGDRADSGLVRAGQAKASVTASFEFARLPDALAEALDDADIEMEAGEPMIVRRQLKADGGSKAFINDQPVGVALLRTLGSALVELHGQHDDRGLVNARGHRALLDRFAGIDGKTLESAWSTWRRAEDRLAEARGEVDRIREDQDLLLAHLTELNAIEPQAGEEARLAEVRATMQKGERLAEDLEELRRMWEGSDAPLAALRSAARRLDRIAPEHDLLAEALASLDRAIIEAGEAEDRLNSAADTLIHDPEELERAETRLFELRALARKHRCEVDDLPEKMRVMRSQLDAIEGGEAQLDALEQAAREAGAAFRALAAKVHEARLSAARQLDEAVAAELAPLKLDSAQFRTSIEELPEERWGAHGMDGVEFLISTNPGAEFAPLAKIASGGELSRFILALKVALAEQGGAATMIFDEIDRGVGGAVASAIGERLARLADGGQVLVVTHSPQVAARGARHYMIAKTSEGTVTRTSVVLLDPAERQEEIARMLSGAEVTAEARAQADRLLEGV; encoded by the coding sequence ATGCTGACCCGCCTTTCCATCCGCAACATCGTGCTGATCGAGGCGCTCGATCTTGATTTCGCAGGCGGCCTCGGTGTGCTCACCGGCGAAACGGGCGCGGGCAAGTCGATCCTGCTCGACGCGCTTGGACTGGTCCTGGGCGATCGCGCCGACAGCGGCCTGGTGCGGGCAGGGCAGGCCAAGGCCAGCGTCACAGCCAGTTTCGAGTTCGCGCGCTTGCCCGATGCCTTGGCTGAGGCGCTCGACGATGCCGATATCGAGATGGAGGCGGGCGAGCCGATGATCGTGCGCCGGCAGCTGAAGGCAGACGGCGGATCCAAGGCTTTCATTAACGACCAGCCCGTCGGCGTGGCTTTGTTGCGCACCCTCGGCAGCGCCCTCGTCGAACTTCATGGCCAGCACGACGATCGCGGCCTGGTGAATGCCCGTGGCCACCGCGCCTTGCTCGATCGCTTTGCCGGCATCGACGGAAAAACACTGGAGTCAGCCTGGTCCACGTGGCGACGCGCCGAGGATCGCCTTGCCGAAGCGCGCGGTGAAGTCGACCGGATCCGCGAGGATCAGGACCTGCTGCTGGCGCATCTGACCGAACTCAACGCGATCGAGCCGCAAGCGGGGGAGGAAGCGCGCCTCGCCGAGGTTCGCGCCACGATGCAGAAGGGCGAACGCCTCGCCGAAGACCTCGAGGAACTGCGGCGCATGTGGGAAGGATCGGACGCGCCGCTGGCGGCGCTTCGGTCCGCCGCGCGCAGGCTCGACCGGATCGCGCCCGAGCACGACCTACTTGCCGAGGCACTGGCAAGCCTCGACCGGGCGATCATCGAGGCGGGCGAGGCCGAGGATCGGCTCAATTCTGCCGCCGACACATTAATCCACGATCCGGAGGAACTCGAGCGGGCCGAGACGCGCTTGTTCGAGCTGCGAGCGCTTGCCCGCAAGCACCGCTGCGAGGTCGACGACCTGCCGGAGAAGATGCGCGTGATGCGCAGCCAGCTCGATGCGATCGAAGGCGGCGAGGCGCAGCTGGATGCGCTGGAACAGGCAGCCCGCGAAGCAGGCGCGGCCTTCCGTGCGCTGGCGGCAAAGGTGCACGAGGCGCGCTTGTCTGCGGCGAGGCAGCTCGACGAAGCGGTTGCCGCCGAGCTCGCGCCCCTCAAGCTCGATTCCGCGCAGTTCCGGACATCGATCGAGGAGTTGCCCGAAGAGCGCTGGGGCGCGCACGGCATGGACGGGGTCGAATTTCTCATCTCGACCAATCCGGGAGCGGAGTTCGCGCCGCTGGCCAAGATCGCGTCCGGTGGCGAGCTCTCCCGGTTCATCCTCGCCCTGAAGGTCGCGCTGGCCGAGCAGGGCGGGGCGGCGACGATGATCTTCGACGAGATCGACCGCGGGGTCGGCGGTGCAGTCGCCAGCGCGATCGGCGAGCGGCTCGCACGGCTTGCCGATGGCGGCCAGGTGCTGGTCGTCACCCACAGTCCGCAGGTCGCGGCTCGTGGCGCCCGCCACTACATGATCGCCAAGACTTCTGAAGGCACCGTCACGCGCACGTCGGTCGTCCTTCTCGATCCCGCCGAGCGGCAGGAAGAGATCGCCCGCATGCTTAGCGGCGCCGAAGTGACCGCCGAAGCGCGGGCGCAGGCCGATCGGCTGCTGGAAGGCGTCTAG